From Emcibacter nanhaiensis, one genomic window encodes:
- a CDS encoding nuclear transport factor 2 family protein — translation MSTKNQKSGITVVRQFYDLAAQDKFDEAGQYLAPDIILRETTDVPFGGDYHGLEGNAELMGKITSVFNVAIEKIEYLDASDPVVVKILARFTSKATGKTVEMQVVEMLTVRDGLISDIDIYYKNPSTVAALWPR, via the coding sequence ATGAGTACCAAAAACCAGAAATCTGGCATTACCGTCGTCCGTCAGTTTTATGATCTCGCCGCTCAGGATAAATTTGATGAAGCCGGCCAGTACCTGGCTCCCGATATCATACTCCGGGAGACCACAGATGTCCCGTTCGGCGGTGATTACCACGGCCTGGAAGGCAACGCCGAACTGATGGGCAAGATCACGTCAGTATTTAATGTTGCGATTGAAAAAATCGAATATCTTGATGCATCAGATCCGGTAGTGGTCAAGATCCTCGCGCGCTTTACCTCCAAAGCCACGGGAAAAACCGTCGAGATGCAGGTCGTAGAGATGCTTACGGTCCGCGACGGCCTGATCTCCGACATTGATATTTACTACAAGAACCCGTCGACAGTTGCCGCGCTCTGGCCCAGATAA